A single region of the Drosophila takahashii strain IR98-3 E-12201 chromosome 2R, DtakHiC1v2, whole genome shotgun sequence genome encodes:
- the PIG-M gene encoding GPI mannosyltransferase 1 translates to MPQTKIATSGWQRLGRRILETSFRTHILISALLRISLICYGQIHDSQSAVPYTDIDYKVVTDGARRVLDGDTPFARHTYRYSPIMAYLQTLNVLLHPAWGKLLYATFDLLIATLIYRLVHMEIKSQYQKTVQHLLSKFNRPRESDQSLDALDARSHPENLARASACFWLYNPLTAVISTRGSGDCFSSFFVILTIYLLLKSEHNVARSHWLIFCAGLAHGLVIHLRLYPLLFSLAYYLSLSTRLTQTPLDFVCQILRPNKQQLCLVIGTLVSLVGFTYTFYSMYGWDYIYEAYLYHFVRKDSRHNFSLQFLLQYLGSASSMAEPSAILKLLVVAPQFLLILYLSLSFGQFRQTLPFCIFALAFVIVTYNSVVTSQYFIWYLAILPLCLNNFKLLSWRRCFTLLCLWLLAQALWLLPAYLLEFRTWNTFYWIGAQGAVFFATNGYILEQLLSHYGFTQFKISYRKLL, encoded by the coding sequence ATGCCTCAAACAAAGATAGCGACATCGGGATGGCAGCGACTGGGTCGTCGCATCCTTGAGACCAGCTTTCGCACCCATATCCTAATCTCCGCCCTGCTGCGGATCTCTTTAATTTGCTACGGACAAATACACGACAGTCAGTCTGCCGTGCCCTACACGGATATAGATTATAAAGTGGTGACGGATGGAGCTCGTCGAGTGCTGGATGGAGACACACCCTTCGCCAGGCACACTTACCGCTACAGCCCGATTATGGCCTACCTGCAGACGCTCAACGTACTGCTCCATCCGGCGTGGGGTAAGCTATTGTATGCCACCTTCGATCTACTCATCGCCACGCTGATCTACCGCCTGGTGCACATGGAGATCAAGAGTCAGTACCAGAAGACCGTGCAGCACTTGCTGAGCAAGTTCAACAGGCCACGGGAGTCGGATCAATCGTTGGACGCTCTGGACGCACGAAGCCATCCGGAGAACTTGGCCCGCGCCTCTGCTTGCTTCTGGCTATACAATCCACTGACGGCTGTTATCTCAACCCGTGGAAGCGGCGACTGCTTCTCAAGCTTCTTCGTGATACTCACCATCTATCTGTTGCTAAAATCAGAGCACAATGTCGCCAGGAGTCACTGGCTTATATTCTGCGCGGGCTTGGCTCACGGCCTGGTGATCCATCTGCGTCTGTATCCGTTGCTGTTTAGTTTGGCGTACTATCTGTCACTGTCCACACGCCTCACACAAACACCCCTCGATTTCGTGTGCCAAATCCTGCGTCCCAACAAGCAACAGTTGTGCCTGGTGATCGGAACACTCGTCAGTCTGGTGGGCTTCACCTACACATTCTACTCGATGTACGGCTGGGATTACATCTACGAGGCCTATCTGTATCACTTTGTACGCAAGGACTCGCGACACAACTTTTCGCTGCAATTCCTTCTGCAGTATCTGGGCAGTGCATCTAGTATGGCCGAACCCTCTGCCATCCTGAAACTCCTAGTGGTTGCCCCACAGTTCCTGCTCATCCTCTACTTGAGCCTGAGTTTTGGCCAGTTCCGTCAGACCCTGCCGTTCTGCATCTTTGCCCTGGCCTTCGTCATCGTCACGTACAACTCGGTGGTCACCTCGCAGTACTTCATCTGGTACCTGGCCATCCTACCGCTCTGCTTGAACAACTTTAAGCTGCTGTCGTGGAGAAGGTGCTTTACTCTCCTCTGCCTTTGGCTGCTCGCCCAGGCACTGTGGCTGCTGCCGGCCTATTTGCTGGAGTTCCGGACGTGGAACACTTTTTACTGGATCGGAGCGCAGGGCGCCGTGTTTTTCGCCACCAACGGGTACATTTTGGAGCAACTGTTGAGTCACTACGGGTTCACCCAATTTAAGATAAGCTACAGAAAGTTACTGTAA
- the LOC108057000 gene encoding uncharacterized protein, with translation MESVRKANQRLRNYPLLLTKCADKATAYAVCVTRDLNVQHKICDAEFKEFISCIRKSAQEMKTKL, from the coding sequence ATGGAATCGGTGCGCAAGGCCAACCAACGACTGCGCAACTATCCGCTCCTGCTGACCAAGTGTGCCGACAAGGCCACTGCCTATGCGGTGTGCGTGACGCGGGATCTGAACGTTCAGCACAAGATCTGTGACGCCGAGTTCAAGGAGTTCATCAGTTGCATTCGCAAGAGCGCCCAGGAAATGAAGACCAAGCTGTAG
- the LOC108056997 gene encoding uncharacterized protein, which yields MTTPQYKPPKEIQDLLDKKEQQQANQRRRTAVLPKRSWIQRNPRLFQISFLTGSLLIFFSKPLYDCFIADPLPPLEIKVPPHKR from the coding sequence ATGACCACACCGCAGTATAAACCTCCAAAGGAAATCCAAGACTTGCTAGACAAAAAGGAGCAGCAACAGGCCAATCAGCGCAGGCGTACCGCTGTGCTGCCCAAACGCTCGTGGATCCAGCGGAATCCACGCCTCTTCCAGATCTCCTTCCTCACCGGCTCGCTGCTGATCTTCTTCTCGAAGCCCCTGTACGACTGCTTCATCGCCGATCCCCTGCCGCCGCTGGAGATCAAGGTGCCGCCGCACAAGCGCTGA
- the LOC108056999 gene encoding cx9C motif-containing protein 4 has translation MSNTRKDPCKANACRIQACLNENHYQEDKCLDVLEAMRQCCLKWHKESLCCSGIDLEKSYKPEASKGQQNPTGKSHK, from the exons ATGTCTAACACGCGCAAGGATCCTTGCAAAGCCAACGCCTGCCGCATTCAAGCCTGCCTGAACG AGAATCACTACCAGGAGGACAAGTGCTTGGATGTCCTGGAGGCGATGCGCCAGTGCTGTCTAAAGTGGCATAAGGAATCGCTTTGCTGCAGTGGAATCGATCTGGAAAAGTCCTACAAGCCAGAAGCATCCAAGGGGCAGCAGAACCCAACCGGCAAGTC ACACAAATAA
- the NC2alpha gene encoding dr1-associated corepressor — MPSKKKKYNARFPAGRIKKIMQSDEEIGKVAQAVPVIISRTLELFVESLLTKTLRITNARNAKTLSPSHMRQCIVSEKRFDFLKELVRNIPDISVAEEAAYNEDDVLRSSPEDQYPDSDTPYDLSLPSTSMRSQANGTAAYMRSMSLNNGAGMGGGTSATKRQYQPQPAHINHPNPITTTTTLPAKLARSESTPAYTPRGRPPNHLKKQSMQLDTAIPAPICSYELNKPIVKIDYSHMQMQMPTTNLCTPDASDSGSGSGAGSGAFNFDIAAPVINIDLTNIVAPGGGVGAAGSRMHPTTTATDNNNVNQMAGKSSAPIIPKATAASATPTETVFELDEDYDNI; from the exons ATGCCgtcgaaaaagaaaaaatacaacgCACGCTTTCCGGCG GGCCGCATCAAGAAGATAATGCAGAGCGACGAGGAAATCGGGAAGGTGGCCCAGGCGGTGCCCGTTATCATCTCGCGCACGCTGGAGCTCTTCGTGGAGTCGCTGCTGACCAAGACGCTGCGCATCACGAATGCGCGCAACGCCAAGACGCTATCGCCATCGCACATGAGGCAGTGCATCGTGTCCGAGAAGCGTTTCGACTTCCTCAAGGAGCTGGTGCGCAACATACCCGACATCAGCGTCGCCGAGGAGGCCGCCTACAACGAGGACGATGTGCTGCGCAGCTCCCCGGAGGATCAGTACCCCGATTCGGACACGCCATATGATCTTAGCCTGCCATCGACGTCCATGCGCTCGCAGGCGAACGGCACCGCCGCCTATATGCGCTCCATGAGTCTGAACAATGGAGCCGGGATGGGCGGAGGCACCTCCGCCACCAAGCGGCAGTATCAGCCACAGCCTGCGCACATCAACCATCCAAATCccatcaccaccaccaccaccctgCCCGCCAAACTGGCCCGTTCCGAGTCCACGCCGGCCTACACGCCCCGCGGCCGGCCGCCCAATCACCTCAAGAAGCAGTCGATGCAGCTCGACACTGCCATACCTGCCCCGATCTGCAGCTACGAACTCAACAAGCCCATCGTGAAGATCGACTACAGCCacatgcagatgcagatgcccACGACGAACCTCTGCACACCGGATGCCTCTGATTCCGGATCGGGATCTGGCGCCGGTTCCGGGGCCTTCAACTTTGACATCGCCGCGCCGGTGATCAATATCGATCTGACGAATATCGTGGCCCCTGGAGGAGGAGTAGGAGCGGCGGGCAGCCGAATGCaccccaccaccaccgccacgGATAACAACAACGTGAACCAAATGGCTGGAAAGAGCAGCGCTCCCATCATTCCAAAGGCCACCGCGGCATCAGCGACCCCCACTGAAACCGTTTTCGAATTAGACGAAGACTATGACAATATTTGA
- the LOC108056981 gene encoding prefoldin subunit 3, giving the protein MFQFMKNVEKPPLGDRKSYMPIPEAKLIGEVERYIAQPEFFSDVQVTIKLQRIFYLQYSELAAKLEVDLTAILTRLDAAKNNLELVKKFMDNPGEEFQSLVQVTRGVFRWVTVLPVKKVTLQVGTALQMDFDLLEAEEFIKKDITSLVKQRLQHEHDIDFLQDQVNTIEMNLAVLYKHGLDKEKRVMEGGFTDLSSGS; this is encoded by the coding sequence atgtttcaatttatgaaaaatgtgGAGAAGCCGCCTCTTGGCGACCGAAAGTCGTATATGCCCATTCCAGAAGCCAAGTTAATAGGCGAAGTCGAGCGATACATTGCCCAGCCGGAGTTTTTTTCGGATGTTCAAGTGACAATAAAGTTGCAACGCATCTTCTATTTGCAGTACAGCGAACTGGCCGCCAAGTTGGAGGTTGATCTTACAGCGATTTTAACGCGTTTGGATGCTGCCAAGAATAACTTGGAACTGGTGAAGAAGTTCATGGACAATCCGGGTGAGGAGTTCCAGAGCCTGGTGCAAGTAACCCGTGGAGTATTCAGATGGGTTACCGTTTTGCCAGTGAAAAAGGTTACCCTTCAAGTGGGCACGGCTCTGCAAATGGATTTTGATCTGCTGGAGGCGGAGGAATTTATCAAAAAGGACATCACAAGCCTGGTCAAGCAGCGACTGCAACATGAGCACGATATTGACTTTTTGCAGGATCAGGTGAACACAATCGAGATGAACCTAGCTGTTTTATACAAGCATGGTCTCGATAAGGAAAAGCGAGTTATGGAAGGAGGTTTTACTGACCTTTCTTCCGGTTCTTAG
- the stum gene encoding protein stum, with protein sequence MQQTLSYSSSSLSPSPSPMPKPSASAEASPPPPPIPNPSLNPSSNPSPRPRSTGGDSRFQPSVIPVDYSYRTHTTRSILSAQSMAPSTFASNQSFVRQPSESDVQPYSSLFGDPVPPPLQSDDYFGSAAFETLRTASVELPSSEEDALVAAVALNTLLPGARERIFPSVPYARTPRGSLLPYLQPPDIQILPNSSGGSSSEQLGSPNYRLLAPDDILNKPDMYDLENEVEEYTVVGQRMSFDGQEEGEEPARTPSQAPPKLSVSSITTEDHRGLLSDSYSGRDWFRPAPQHFPEFTRIPRLRPSSKNIMSMKQDEGPLSPLATMIQEMNSSSSGGEERVAPSEKLSVTRDVVLSPQQFLEEQMGLEMGSQRHSLEDYGMPSPPAAPPPFHRSRTQLMDQEDNQSVEPAPSLKREMSPIIIRDSIPMGGDYRVDQPRPHKKTAFTILSTAQAVPTAPRIPKNSITSRRHASIQSTSTTTSSPAGRPQISPRRRSIYGSDPRLPELNSSITSNHHLLQQMTTDDSPRPSVQFNMSGRHSRSKLAIPQKGILQQRDSLTSSIDTFTPRAQVRRGSMGRSPTHSLLLPYGQKIRSMETLPLITDPHRSSIPRLHYGSTMDLGTPEPAVFPPGALPRPLKPNLNPTRRQRGLLKIINKEESLNPPRSNWCSLDDLSRPSFDAGTPKAQTPQAIRRRSSSTSPERRSSTQTASDRRSSNMSSVTATTSDFSFRRPTLSTLPASQTLSRMRRKSVQAPSPNRLPNRIPSFGQRRQSIYQRDRDRIAKPSTLSPIIGTPNKDSSSAHSPTHRSSLMGDPAETPSEVSTRRDSISRIPIRKSPESRSSSPLKDFGITASGRSSRNSISRSPSRGMNRSPSRSLHPSRAPSRESGRPGGDSRSASRGPPSRPGSRLEQVSSRLERSSSRLERSSSRLERSSSRQERSNSRLDMSNSRGNSRGNSRANSRLSINSSLRSSSISPATMARNRSMRATTPSRRKSISLSPANAMMMGRRKSISPEAFTQNRRVSSRGKQEVPEILSRRNSRSRIPTRSTSKVASKSPPSSSKKRSKSPEKVKTMGVTSSKSKAAKVTTTKGSPKAKPKIPASAKPKTKTESSMKPPAKSAKKTPTGPKPTTEGKKPTGKAIPPKDSKKEKGKEKVKEAVKSNGTKEPVPPVRTKNQVTKSKPTGETTKENKKPQATTKALGIALEKGANGSESAGGILAAQVGNAVLQAVEAVPAVTSEVNVPSTPGGKGSGGANMSKLVRMSSRMSLLSNKSSKNRSDSPQNRKVATVQELANETEEKVATSSQQPMSNDAAAILEKSQKTLENIQKTVTEATDEIHKTITENLTDLKSLENDLAADPSPTPGSGTILARPGESASRTGTADGSIAPQSSGELPKSPFPPTQPIEASVSVLHPNESSADRIASVPEVECESSDLPTVLDASESDLGANVMPTPESGADFKVDAKRRSPDGQGGSTAGSGGLAKYSIKNWIHRPTLMRNQSAEDQPVLWSGNSSATTATNVQVIDETKPKRKKATDWLKSSCCRSCRKKPASSEGEDDPVQEEVAKRTKQEANMSTGPKARGKCGLCLSKVFCCRSVNKVDPTTGDETELKKCCFCIPCRRGNRPNKKGSTVSWRDQDPELGIKPTESSVVEGASEAAMSATTDAANNQVKEGCCKRFWLMLLCCRKKKRRESNARRMSIKAPPPSEDTRKKLHVDLVEYASKIKGAIPVLPLYLAWFCAFCNVIFPGLGTLLSGLFCLCVGIPRFSQFDSARARIGSFIINIIVAVSQFLTVLFCFVGWGWSIWWGTIMLKCAKKLSKIKKVERLEMEEEQRQEHLAEAVKNGETEAAKT encoded by the exons ATGCAGCAGACCCTCTCGTACTCATCATCATCGCTATCACCATCCCCCTCCCCGATGCCCAAGCCATCCGCATCAGCAGAAGCGTCACCGCCACCGCCACCGATCCCGAATCCCAGCCTAAATCCCAGTTCGAATCCCAGCCCGCGTCCCAGGTCCACAGGCGGCGATTCCAGATTCCAGCCGTCCGTCATCCCGGTGGACTATAGCTATCGCACCCACACCACCCGCTCCATTCTCTCCGCCCAATCGATGGCTCCGTCCACGTTCGCCTCCAACCAGAGCTTCGTCCGCCAGCCCTCGGAATCGGATGTCCAGCCGTATAGCAGCCTATTTGGGGACCCAGTTCCCCCGCCCCTTCAATCCGATGATTACTTTGGATCGGCGGCCTTTGAAACGTTGCGAACGGCATCTGTGGAACTGCCGAGCTCCGAGGAGGATGCACTGGTGGCCGCCGTGGCGCTGAATACACTGCTACCCGGCGCCAGGGAACGCATCTTTCCGAGTGTTCCCTATGCGAGGACTCCAAGGGGATCCCTCCTGCCGTACCTGCAGCCACCCGACATCCAAATCCTGCCCAACTCGAGCGGTGGTTCCAGTTCGGAGCAACTGGGATCGCCCAACTATCGACTCCTCGCACCCGACGACATCCTCAACAAACCGGACATGTACGATCTGGAGAACGAAGTCGAAGAGTACACCGTGGTGGGTCAGAGGATGTCCTTCGACGGGCAGGAGGAGGGGGAGGAGCCGGCGAGGACTCCCAGCCAAGCGCCTCCGAAGTTGAGTGTGTCCAGCATTACGACGGAGGATCACAGAGG ttTGCTGAGTGACTCCTATTCTGGCAGGGACTGGTTTCGACCGGCTCCGCAGCACTTTCCCGAGTTCACGCGCATCCCACGACTACGTCCCAGTTCCAAGAATATCATGTCCATGAAACAGGACGAGGGACCGCTCTCCCCGCTGGCCACCATGATCCAGGAGATGAACAGCTCGAGCAGCGGAGGCGAGGAGCGGGTGGCGCCCAGTGAAAAGCTGTCAGTCACCAGGGACGTTGTACTCTCACCGCAGCAATTTTTGGAGGAGCAGATGGGTCTGGAAATGGGTAGCCAGAGGCATTCTCTTGAGGACTATGGAATGCCATCGCCCCCggctgccccgccccctttccaCAGATCAAGGACACAACTAATGGATCAGGAAGACAACCAGAGCGTGGAGCCTGCTCCAAGCTTAAAGCGGGAAATGTCACCCATCATCATCAGGGATTCCATTCCCATGGGAGGAGATTACAG AGTGGACCAGCCGCGTCCGCACAAGAAGACTGCTTTCACCATTCTTTCCACGGCCCAGGCGGTTCCGACTGCGCCAAGGATTCCCAAGAATTCCATAACCAGCCGAAGACACGCCTCCATTCAGTCGACATCGACGACTACCTCATCGCCGGCCGGCAGACCGCAGATCAGTCCACGCCGGAGATCCATCTATGGCTCCGATCCCCGACTGCCCGAGTTGAACTCCTCCATTACCAGTAATCACCACCTCCTCCAGCAGATGACCACGGATGACTCGCCACGTCCCTCGGTGCAGTTCAATATGAGTGGACGGCACAGCCGGAGCAAGCTGGCCATTCCGCAGAAGGGCATCCTCCAGCAACGGGACTCGCTGACCTCCTCCATCGACACCTTTACGCCGAGAGCTCAGGTCAGGAGAGGATCCATGGGCAGGAGTCCCACCCACAGTCTGCTCCTCCCCTATGGCCAGAAGATCAGGAGCATGGAGACGCTGCCGTTGATCACGGATCCGCATCGCAGCTCCATTCCCCGCCTGCACTACGGCTCCACCATGGATCTGGGCACCCCGGAGCCGGCTGTCTTCCCACCCGGAGCACTGCCGCGTCCCCTTAAGCCAAATCTGAATCCCACGCGAAGGCAGCGCGGCCTGCTGAAGATCATCAACAAAGAGGAGTCCCTCAACCCGCCGCGTTCCAACTGGTGCAGTTTGGATGACCTCAGCAGACCCTCCTTCGATGCGGGCACTCCCAAAGCCCAAACACCCCAGGCCATTAGACGTCGCTCCAGCTCCACTTCGCCGGAACGTCGGAGCTCCACGCAAACGGCCTCGGATCGGAGGAGCTCGAATATGAGTAGCGTCACTGCCACCACCTCGGATTTCAGTTTCCGCCGTCCCACGCTCTCCACACTGCCAGCGTCTCAAACGCTCTCCAGGATGCGTCGCAAATCGGTTCAGGCACCGAGTCCCAATAGGTTACCCAACCGGATTCCCAGCTTCGGTCAGCGAAGGCAGTCCATCTATCAGAGGGATCGGGATAGGATTGCCAAGCCCAGTACATTGTCACCCATAATTGGAACTCCCAACAAGGATAGTAGCTCTGCGCACAGTCCCACCCATAGAAGCTCACTGATGGGAGATCCCGCAGAGACTCCATCGGAGGTTTCTACAAGGAGGGATTCAATATCCCGCATCCCGATAAGAAAAAGCCCCGAATCTCGCTCCAGTTCGCCACTGAAAGATTTCGGAATCACTGCCTCTGGAAGAAGTTCAAGGAATAGCATTAGTAGGTCTCCTTCGAGAGGTATGAATCGGTCGCCTTCGAGATCCCTGCATCCCAGCAGAGCGCCCTCGAGGGAGAGTGGAAGACCCGGTGGAGATTCGCGATCAGCTTCCAGGGGACCACCTTCCAGGCCAGGCTCGCGATTGGAACAGGTCAGTTCCCGCTTGGAAAGGTCAAGTTCCCGCTTGGAAAGATCCAGTTCCCGCTTGGAAAGATCCAGTTCCCGCCAGGAAAGGTCCAATTCCCGTTTGGATATGAGCAATTCCAGGGGTAATTCCCGTGGAAACTCACGAGCTAACTCCCGACTGAGCATCAACTCCTCACTGAGATCCTCTAGCATTTCACCCGCCACCATGGCAAGGAACAGGAGCATGCGAGCCACCACGCCCAGTCGCCGGAAATCCATCTCCTTGAGTCCAGCGAATGCAATGATGATGGGTCGTCGGAAATCCATTAGTCCCGAGGCTTTCACTCAAAACAGAAGAGTTTCCAGTCGGGGAAAGCAGGAAGTTCCAGAGATTCTATCTCGTAGAAACTCCCGTTCCCGTATTCCCACCAGATCGACCAGCAAAGTCGCCTCCAAATCCCCGCCGTCTTCCTCCAAGAAGAGATCGAAATCGCCGGAGAAAGTGAAAACCATGGGAGTGACGTCTAGTAAAAGTAAAGCTGCTAAGGTGACAACCACCAAGGGAAGCCCCAAAGCGAAACCCAAGATCCCTGCAAGTGCCAAACCAAAGACCAAGACGGAGTCCTCCATGAAACCACCAGCTAAGAGTGCTAAGAAAACTCCTACAGGACCTAAACCAACCACTGAAGGAAAGAAGCCAACTGGCAAGGCGATTCCACCGAAGGATTCAAAGAAGGAGAAGGGAAAGGAGAAGGTCAAGGAGGCGGTAAAGAGCAATGGGACCAAGGAGCCAGTGCCTCCAGTGCGAACCAAAAACCAGGTTACTAAGAGCAAACCCACTGGAGAAACTACAAAGGAGAACAAGAAACCACAAGCCACCACAAAAGCCCTTGGAATAGCGCTGGAAAAAGGAGCTAATGGTTCCGAATCCGCTGGTGGGATACTGGCTGCCCAGGTGGGAAACGCAGTGCTCCAGGCGGTTGAAGCAGTTCCCGCGGTCACCAGCGAGGTAAATGTGCCTTCAACCCCAGGTGGCAAAGGATCTGGAGGAGCCAACATGTCCAAGTTGGTGCGCATGAGCTCCAGGATGAGCCTGCTGAGCAACAAGAGTAGCAAAAACCGTTCGGATTCACCACAAAACCGAAAGGTGGCCACCGTGCAGGAACTGGCCAATGAAACTGAAG AAAAAGTTGCTACCAGTTCACAGCAACCCATGTCCAATGATGCCGCTGCCATTCTGGAAAAGTCGCAGAAAACCCTGGAGAATATTCAGAAAACCGTCACCGAGGCCACCGACGAGATCCACAAGACCATTACCGAAAATCTCACCGATCTGAAGAGTCTGGAGAATGACCTTGCCGCCGATCCTTCGCCCACTCCCGGTTCTGGAACCATTTTGGCCAGACCCGGTGAATCCGCCTCGCGAACTGGCACCGCCGATGGAAGCATTGCTCCTCAGAGTTCAGGGGAGCTGCCCAAATCCCCGTTTCCACCCACGCAACCCATCGAAGCCTCCGTCTCCGTTTTGCATCCCAATGAAAGCTCCGCCGATCGAATAGCCAGTGTGCCGGAGGTGGAGTGCGAGAGTTCCGATCTTCCAACGGTGCTAGATGCATCCGAATCTGATCTGGGTGCCAATGTAATGCCCACTCCTGAGAGTGGAGCGGATTTTAAGGTGGACGCAAAGCGGAGATCACCAGACGGACAGGGAGGATCCACGGCAGGAAGCGGTGGTCTTGCAAA ATACTCGATAAAGAACTGGATCCATAGGCCCACGCTAATG AGGAACCAGTCCGCCGAGGATCAGCCCGTCCTGTGGAGCGGCAACAGTAGTGCCACCACGGCCACCAATGTCCAAGTGATCGATGAGACCAAGCCGAAGCGCAAAAAGGCCACCGATTGGCTGAAGTCCAGCTGCTGCCGGAGCTGTCGCAAGAAACCCGCCTCCTCCGAGGGCGAGGACGACCCTGTCCAGGAGGAAGTGGCCAAGAGGACCAAGCAGGAGGCCAACATGAGCACGGGACCAAAGGCACGCGGTAAATGTGGCCTCTGCCTGAGCAAGGTGTTCTGCTGTCGGTCGGTCAACAAGGTGGATCCCACCACGGGCGATGAGACGGAGCTGAAGAAGTGCTGCTTCTGCATACCCTGTCGTCGGGGCAATCGACCCAACAAGAAGGGCAGCACCGTGTCCTGGCGGGATCAGGACCCCGAGCTGGGAATAAAGCCCACCGAGTCCTCGGTGGTGGAAGGCGCCTCGGAGGCGGCAATGTCAGCGACCACGGATGCTGCTAATAACCAAGTTAAAGA GGGATGCTGCAAGCGTTTctggctgatgttgctgtgcTGTCGCAAAAAGAAGCGTCGTGAGTCCAATGCTCGAAGAATGAGTATCAAGGCGCCGCCACCCAGTGAG GACACCCGTAAAAAACTGCACGTGGACCTGGTGGAGTATGCATCGAAAATAAAGGGGGCTATTCCAGTGTTGCCCCTTTATTTGGCCTGGTTCTGCGCCTTCTGCAATGTGATTTTTCCAGGTTTAG GAACCCTACTCTCTGGACTGTTTTGCCTGTGCGTGGGCATTCCGCGCTTCTCACAATTCGACAGTGCGCGTGCCAGGATTGGATCCTTCATCATAAACATCATTGTGGCGGTTTCGCAGTTCCTCACCGTGCTCTTCTGCTTTGTGGGATGGGGCTGGTCCATCTGGTGGGGAACCATAATGTTAAAATGTGCAA AGAAACTGAGCAAGATCAAAAAGGTGGAGCGTTTGGagatggaggaggagcagcgccAGGAGCACCTGGCGGAGGCGGTCAAGAACGGAGAAACCGAGGCGGCCAAGACATAG
- the eIF3k gene encoding eukaryotic translation initiation factor 3 subunit K, with the protein MSHLVKMENGQSQTIQEMLGCIERYNPDHLKTLEAYVQDQAKNNTYDLEANLAVLKLYQFNPHMLNFDITYTILLKSLTSLPHTDFVMAKCLLLPQQMKDENVQTIINLADTLERADFTLFWQRAEVNRSMFRHISGFHDSIRKFVSHVVSTTFQTIRKDLLKELLGGIEDSTLESWIKRNGWKHQGQGLVVVATQDDKIKTKNITEKIEFDNVGALMAQCL; encoded by the exons ATGTCGCACCTcgtgaaaatggaaaacggaCAGAGCCAGACCATCCAGGAGATGCTGGGCTGCATCGAGCG ATACAATCCCGATCATCTGAAGACTCTGGAGGCCTATGTGCAGGATCAGGCGAAGAACAACACCTACGATCTGGAGGCCAATCTGGCCGTGCTTAAGCTGTACCAGTTCAACCCGCACATGCTGAACTTCGACATCACCTACACCATCCTGCTGAAGTCGCTGACCAGCCTGCCGCACACGGATTTCGTGATGGCCAAGTGCCTCCTGCTGCCCCAGCAGATGAAGGATGAGAATGTGCAGACCATAATCAATCTGGCCGACACCCTGGAGCGCGCCGACTTCACCCTCTTCTGGCAGCGGGCCGAGGTCAATCGCAGCATGTTCCGTCACATCTCCGGCTTCCACGATTCCATTCGCAAGTTCGTCTCGCATGTGGTGAGCACCACCTTCCAGACGATCCGCAAGGATCTGCTCAAGGAGCTGCTCGGCGGCATCGAGGACTCAACGCTGGAGAGCTGGATCAAGCGCAACGGCTGGAAGCACCAGGGCCAGGGACTCGTCGTCGTGGCCACGCAGGACGACAAGATCAAGACGAAGAACATTACGGAGAAGATCGAATTCGACAACGTTGGCGCCCTGATGGCCCAGTGCCTGTAG